The following are from one region of the Cottoperca gobio chromosome 13, fCotGob3.1, whole genome shotgun sequence genome:
- the glod4 gene encoding glyoxalase domain-containing protein 4, whose translation MALRRALHFVFKVGDRAKTATFYRDVLGMKILRHEEFEEGCKATCNGPYDGKWSKTMVGFGPEDDHFVAELTYNYGVGEYQLGNDFLGLTLQSSQAVSNAKRLGWPLTEVGEALYLTQAPGGYPFYLVDKEQPPSDPVQKVCLGVSDLQRSTHYWTSLLGMKVMEKNEEKKTVLMGFSDTQCKLELHDNSGAVDHGTASGRIAFSCPREQLPGLEALMKKENQKILTPLVSLDTPGKATVEVVILADPDGHEICFVGDEAFGQLSMVDPKGNELLDRAMVEDKSDEWFAKHNRQKAAA comes from the exons ATGGCTTTGAGACGAGcgctgcattttgttttcaaagttGGTGACAGGGCCAAAACTGCCACGTTTTACCGAGATGTTCTGGGCATGAAG ATTTTACGTCATGAAGAGTTTGAGGAAGGCTGCAAAGCAACGTGTAATGG CCCTTACGATGGAAAATGGAGCAAGACAATGGTTGGCTTTGGACCAGAAGATGACCATTTTGTTGCTGAACTGACATACAATTATGGGGTGGGAGAGTATCAACTTGGCAATGACTTCTTG GGGCTCACTCTGCAGTCTAGCCAGGCTGTAAGCAATGCTAAACGTCTGGGATGGCCTCTTACTGAGGTAGGAGAGGCTCTGTATCTGACCCAGGCTCCAGGAGGGTATCCTTTCTACCTTGTGGACAAAGAGCAGCCTCCCAGTG ACCCTGTGCAGAAGGTTTGTCTCGGAGTATCAGACCTCCAGAGATCCACCCACTACTGGACTTCACTTTTGGGAATGAAGGTGATGGAAAAgaatgaggaaaagaaaacagtgcTGATGGGATTTTCAGACACTCAA TGTAAACTGGAGCTTCATGATAACAGTGGGGCAGTAGATCATGGAACAGCGTCTGGGAGAATAGCATTTTCATGCCCGCGGGAGCAA CTGCCTGGCCTTGAAGCCTTGATGAAAAAGGAAAATCAGAAGATTCTCACTCCACTGGTCAGCCTGGACACTCCTGGAAAGGCCACAGTAGAAGTAGTTATTTTGGCTGACCCA gaTGGTCATGAGATTTGCTTTGTGGGAGATGAGGCTTTCGGGCAACTGTCCATGGTGGACCCCAAAGGAAATGAACTGCTTGATAGG gccATGGTCGAAGATAAAAGTGACGAGTGGTTTGCCAAACACAACAGACAGAAAGCTGCGGCATGA
- the mrm3a gene encoding rRNA methyltransferase 3A, mitochondrial, whose amino-acid sequence MAAYMRSVICLFSVERNAFLHTKGSAVIVESKRYLRGLKRNPVRVLWPENETGKVIKPTHQPAGPDAKREKEAKVTATIKNREERDIVKATSNVQSTIQHANVSYSKDQVDGVRFERAFAGDKRLGKLVSVARSRTFREQQGKILLEGRRLICDALDAGANPQIVFFSTVDRLRELPLDKLKRATLVKVKFEDIKLWSDVVAPQGVIAIFARPDPSRLNFANKGHSVPLSLICDNIRDPGNLGTILRCAAAAGCHDVLLTKGCVDAWEPKVLRAAMGAHFHFPIYSSLSWDDVEKHLPKPVTVHVADSSSGADRSRETEDLQGNVSNKPSKAGDYGWVSTRPNQKNVRYEEYNSDSDSDSDSDCEDGGHLLPQVDSKLYYESWAQSPTALVIGGETHGLSLEAVQLAKKTAGHRLFIPVAPNVDSLNSAMATSILLFEGRKQLLKLTEAPGRNWKSKAEQKFS is encoded by the exons ATGGCAGCGTACATGAGAAGCGTGATATGCCTTTTTTCTGTTGAGCGAAATGCTTTTCTACACACAAAGGGAAGCGCTGTTATTGTAGAATCAAAGCGGTATTTACGCGGACTGAAGAGGAACCCTGTCCGAGTGTTGTGGCCCGAAAACGAGACTGGTAAAGTCATCAAGCCGACGCATCAGCCAGCGGGGCCAGACGctaagagggagaaggaggcaAAAGTCACAGCTACAATAAAGAATCGTGAAGAAAGAGACATTGTTAAAGCGACGAGTAATGTGCAATCAACTAttcaacatgctaatgttagttATTCAAAGGATCAAGTTGATGGAGTGCGCTTTGAGAGGGCTTTCGCTGGAGATAAAAGACTGGG GAAGTTAGTGAGTGTTGCTCGTTCCAGGACGTTTCGGGAGCAACAGGGTAAAATCCTCCTGGAGGGCAGGCGTTTGATCTGTGACGCCCTGGATGCTGGAGCCAACCCACAGATTGTGTTCTTCAGTACCGTGGATCGTCTCCGAGAGCTGCCCTTAGACAAGCTAAAAAGGGCCACGCTAGTCAAGGTCAAATTTGAGGACATCAAGCTCTGGTCTGACGTTGTGGCCCCACAAGGGGTGATCG ccaTATTTGCCCGTCCGGACCCGTCACGCTTGAACTTCGCTAATAAAGGTCATTCAGTGCCGTTGTCCCTGATATGCGACAACATCCGAGACCCTGGCAACCTTGGGACTATTTTGCgatgtgctgcagctgcaggctgCCATGATGTCCTGCTCACCAAGG GTTGTGTTGATGCTTGGGAGCCTAAAGTTCTGCGTGCAGCAATGGGCGCCCATTTCCACTTTCCCATCTACTCAAGCTTGAGCTGGGATGATGTGGAAAAACATCTCCCTAAACCTGTGACTGTCCATGTGGCTGACAGCAGCAGTGGCGCCGACAGAAGTAGAGAAACAGAGGATTTACAAGGTAACGTGTCCAACAAGCCGTCTAAAGCAGGAGACTATGGCTGGGTCAGCACAAGGCCGAATCAGAAAAACGTGCGCTACGAGGAATACAattctgactctgactctgactctgattCAGATTGTGAAGATGGGGGACATTTACTTCCCCAAGTGGACTCAAAGCTGTACTATGAGAGCTGGGCTCAGAGTCCCACCGCTCTTGTGATCGGTGGAGAAACACATGGTCTGAGTTTAGAAGCAGTCCAGTTGGCTAAGAAAACAGCCGGTCACAGGCTCTTTATTCCTGTCGCTCCGAATGTTGACAGCTTGAATTCAGCCATGGCCACAAGTATCCTTTTGTTCGAGGGCAGGAAGCAACTGTTGAAACTCACAGAGGCACCTGGAAGGAATTGGAAATCTAAAGCCGAGCAGAAGTTTTCATGA